The Sulfurihydrogenibium sp. YO3AOP1 genome has a window encoding:
- a CDS encoding Rpn family recombination-promoting nuclease/putative transposase yields the protein MSEIHPHDQFFKQIFSEPKRVKSLLDIFYPELSQKIDLESIRLLNSEKYSQKIGKSLLDLLYECKIENEKSFIRIIFEHKSYIDKNLPSQLLYYNGILWEETGEYEEYPPIINIVLYHGKRKWNIPTILPKTNSEIIERFTNKLNYHLIDLSKVADEEMINKLYIDFCTVSALLTMKHIFKDLRKYKHILKKVFEHYQDGCVFIILDYISVVNNPQEVENVLKEILGGEKDMMTLTEKWKMEGIIGAKKEDILKLINLKFGRVSEEVEKLISNINDLEELDKLFTKAILANSLEELLK from the coding sequence ATGAGTGAAATTCATCCTCACGACCAATTTTTTAAACAGATATTTTCTGAGCCAAAGAGGGTTAAAAGCCTGCTTGATATATTTTATCCAGAGCTATCTCAAAAGATAGACTTAGAAAGTATAAGATTATTAAACAGTGAAAAATACTCACAGAAGATTGGAAAATCACTTCTTGACCTTTTGTATGAATGCAAAATAGAAAACGAAAAAAGCTTTATAAGAATCATTTTTGAACACAAATCATACATAGATAAAAACCTACCAAGTCAGCTTTTGTATTACAATGGCATATTATGGGAAGAAACAGGAGAGTATGAAGAGTATCCACCAATAATCAACATTGTCTTGTACCATGGTAAAAGAAAATGGAATATACCAACTATACTACCAAAAACTAACTCAGAAATTATAGAAAGATTTACAAACAAACTTAACTATCACTTAATAGACCTTTCAAAGGTAGCTGATGAAGAGATGATAAACAAGCTCTACATAGACTTTTGCACAGTGTCAGCACTTCTTACAATGAAGCATATTTTCAAAGATTTAAGAAAGTATAAACATATTTTAAAGAAGGTTTTTGAACACTATCAAGATGGTTGTGTTTTTATCATTTTAGATTATATTTCAGTTGTAAACAACCCACAAGAAGTTGAAAATGTATTAAAGGAAATCTTGGGAGGTGAAAAAGATATGATGACATTAACAGAAAAATGGAAAATGGAAGGAATAATTGGAGCTAAGAAAGAAGACATTCTTAAACTTATCAATCTTAAATTTGGCAGAGTATCAGAGGAAGTTGAAAAATTAATTTCAAACATTAACGACTTAGAAGAATTAGACAAACTCTTTACAAAGGCTATTTTGGCTAATAGCTTAGAAGAGTTGTTGAAGTGA
- a CDS encoding restriction endonuclease codes for MAIPGYQDLMLPLLKLVSDGKEYSLREIIERLAEEFNLSEEDRNEFLPSGQQRVFDNRVNWAKTYLLKAGLLESPKRGYIKISKAGKQFLVDNPNLNKLTKEDLMQFESFREFISRGNKKNMVLHIDSETPTEIIEQKIQEVNEALADELLRKIKGSSPKFFEKLVIDLLLKMGYGGSEKEMAEVVGKSGDEGIDGTIKEDKLGLDVIYIQAKRWEGPVGRPEIQKFVGALAGKKAKKGVFFTTSTFTDEAKDYVSHLEQKVVLIDGNKSADLMIKYNVGISVEKVIEIKRIDSDYFEEDII; via the coding sequence ATGGCTATTCCGGGCTATCAAGATTTAATGCTTCCTTTACTAAAGCTTGTTTCTGACGGCAAAGAGTATTCATTAAGAGAAATTATTGAAAGGTTAGCAGAAGAATTTAATCTTTCTGAAGAAGATAGAAATGAATTTTTACCATCAGGACAACAGAGAGTATTTGATAATAGAGTAAACTGGGCAAAAACATATTTATTAAAAGCTGGACTGTTAGAAAGTCCAAAAAGAGGTTATATCAAAATATCTAAGGCGGGAAAGCAGTTTTTAGTTGATAATCCCAATTTAAACAAATTAACAAAAGAAGATTTGATGCAATTTGAAAGTTTTAGAGAATTTATAAGTAGAGGAAACAAAAAGAATATGGTCTTGCATATTGATTCAGAGACTCCAACGGAAATAATAGAGCAAAAAATCCAAGAGGTTAATGAAGCATTAGCGGATGAACTACTTAGAAAAATCAAAGGCTCATCACCAAAATTTTTCGAAAAATTGGTTATAGATTTACTTTTAAAAATGGGATATGGTGGTTCTGAGAAAGAAATGGCTGAAGTTGTCGGAAAATCTGGAGATGAAGGAATAGATGGAACAATCAAAGAAGATAAACTGGGATTAGATGTTATTTATATTCAAGCTAAAAGATGGGAAGGTCCTGTCGGTAGACCAGAAATTCAAAAGTTTGTAGGAGCTTTAGCCGGCAAAAAAGCTAAAAAGGGTGTGTTTTTTACAACTTCCACATTTACAGATGAAGCTAAAGATTATGTTTCACACCTTGAACAAAAGGTCGTTTTAATTGACGGTAATAAGTCAGCGGATTTGATGATTAAATACAATGTAGGTATTTCTGTTGAGAAAGTAATTGAAATAAAAAGAATAGATTCAGATTATTTTGAGGAAGATATCATCTGA
- the lpxB gene encoding lipid-A-disaccharide synthase, whose protein sequence is MKKIFLSVGEISGDNYASELAKHLKEYQITGITGPKMRAIGVKPVANLEDISVVGLTEALSKYKKIKEVFKQSVQALKSGVDLLIVVDFPGFNIKLLKEAKKLGIKTVYFISPQVWAWGSGRVKEIVENTDLLISILPFEEEIYKPYVSDKFKFAYVGHPLLDIIKIYENEDSFKQKLNIPKNKRIIGLLAGSRESEVNVILPILIEAARLLTKTFDDLHFVIPATVNMVDRVLEKVNFSLPITVITSNLSDKNLPKFENPSYEVMKNAVFSIITSGTATLEAAIIGNPFIIVYKVSPITYFIGKKLVKINYLGLPNIIAGNEIVPELLQDRCNPLDIANKTLEFLTDKNLYKTQKRNLEIVRKSLGKKGAIERASNLIRTLLEKGQA, encoded by the coding sequence ATGAAAAAAATTTTCCTGAGCGTTGGCGAAATTTCAGGAGACAATTACGCTTCTGAGCTTGCAAAACATTTAAAAGAATATCAGATTACAGGAATAACAGGTCCAAAAATGAGGGCAATCGGTGTAAAGCCGGTTGCCAACCTTGAAGATATATCCGTTGTAGGTCTAACAGAGGCATTAAGTAAATACAAAAAAATCAAAGAAGTATTCAAACAATCAGTCCAAGCTTTAAAATCCGGCGTTGACCTTTTAATCGTTGTAGATTTTCCAGGGTTTAACATAAAACTTTTAAAAGAAGCAAAAAAGCTTGGAATAAAGACTGTGTACTTTATCTCTCCACAGGTTTGGGCTTGGGGAAGTGGCAGAGTTAAAGAAATAGTAGAAAATACAGATTTATTAATATCTATCCTACCTTTTGAAGAAGAAATTTATAAACCATACGTATCAGATAAATTCAAATTTGCCTATGTAGGACATCCACTTTTAGATATAATCAAAATCTATGAAAATGAAGATAGCTTTAAGCAGAAATTAAACATTCCAAAGAATAAGAGAATCATAGGACTTCTTGCAGGCAGTAGAGAAAGCGAAGTAAATGTAATCCTTCCAATATTAATAGAAGCCGCAAGACTGCTAACAAAAACATTTGATGATCTGCATTTTGTAATTCCAGCTACTGTCAACATGGTTGATAGGGTGTTAGAAAAAGTTAACTTTAGCCTTCCTATAACCGTGATCACATCCAACCTATCAGATAAAAACCTTCCTAAGTTTGAAAACCCTTCATATGAAGTAATGAAAAATGCAGTTTTTTCGATAATCACGTCAGGAACGGCAACCTTAGAAGCTGCTATTATTGGAAATCCATTTATCATTGTTTATAAGGTAAGTCCGATTACTTACTTTATTGGTAAAAAACTTGTAAAGATAAATTATTTAGGACTTCCTAACATAATAGCCGGTAATGAAATTGTACCGGAGCTTTTACAGGATAGATGCAACCCTCTTGATATTGCTAATAAGACTCTTGAATTTTTGACAGATAAAAATCTGTATAAAACCCAAAAGAGAAATTTAGAAATAGTTAGAAAATCTCTTGGAAAAAAAGGAGCTATAGAAAGAGCTTCAAATCTTATTCGCACACTGCTTGAGAAAGGTCAAGCATAA
- a CDS encoding AMP-binding protein, protein MINIKPLEKTALIHKGQEISYISLLENIKKYSNILDIKPEDKVAIFSENRPEWIYAFFAVWEKCGVNVPIDFMSSEDELFYILNDSKPVYIFTSKNNKEKVLNVKLKLDYDIKVLVFEEIEFTSPIFENKECKKLEEDVAVILYTSGTTGQPKGVMLSYKNLLSNIKSIEKVEIANSQDSTLAILPFHHSYPLMVSMLTPLHIGATIVFLDELSPQDILDKLKKYKITILIGVPRLYALFHRRIFDKINEDFFIKTVFKLCKKINNQTLSKTVFKKVHDVFGGNIKYFVSGGAKLDLDIAKDLQALGFKIIEGYGLTETSPIVSFNPPYKIKLGSVGKPIEGVQVKIEDDEILVKGDNVFVGYLNKIEETKKAFKNGYFMTGDLGYLDEDGYLYITGRKKEIIVLPNGKNINPEEIENIILKNFDIVKEIAVIQKDNQLFAIIYPDFEVVKKRNIVNLEETIKWNVIDKYNQTVASYKKIGGFKIVNTELPKTRLGKIRRFMLNQFLEKQERSVVKEEPKTQTYSILKEYLEKYTNLSVYPDSHIEIDLGLDSLGKIEFLTFIESTFGIKLDEKDLIENPTVEKLSYFIDEKKQKIEISEIDWKKILNQPISFELKEGYLTIIKPILKLYFKLYNNLEIKGIENILNQPVIFAPNHQSYLDGFLIVASLPNQILKKTYFLAEETYFNTSFRRWIARNFNIITVNVNKDLKESLIKSAYALKNGKNVVIFPEGARTRDGKLLPFKKGFAILSKELNIPAVPVVIKGVFESLPINKSLPSPFKISVEFLNPVYPENKSYDEIVKIVYNEISKKL, encoded by the coding sequence ATGATAAATATAAAGCCCTTAGAAAAGACCGCCTTAATACACAAAGGTCAAGAGATAAGCTACATATCATTATTAGAAAATATAAAAAAATATTCAAATATTTTAGATATAAAGCCGGAAGATAAAGTAGCTATTTTTAGCGAAAATAGACCGGAATGGATCTATGCCTTTTTTGCAGTTTGGGAAAAATGCGGAGTAAACGTCCCGATAGATTTTATGTCTTCAGAAGATGAACTTTTTTACATACTAAACGACAGTAAGCCAGTATACATTTTTACATCTAAAAATAATAAAGAAAAAGTTTTAAATGTGAAGCTAAAGCTTGATTATGATATAAAAGTTTTGGTTTTTGAAGAGATTGAATTTACCAGTCCAATTTTTGAGAATAAAGAATGTAAGAAGCTTGAAGAAGATGTAGCTGTAATACTTTACACTTCCGGAACTACAGGACAGCCAAAAGGTGTAATGCTTAGTTATAAAAATCTACTATCTAACATAAAAAGCATAGAAAAAGTAGAGATTGCAAACTCTCAAGACTCAACCCTTGCGATACTACCATTTCATCATTCTTATCCTTTGATGGTTTCTATGCTCACACCTCTTCATATTGGTGCTACGATTGTTTTTCTTGATGAGTTGTCTCCACAGGATATTTTAGATAAGCTAAAAAAATACAAGATTACTATTCTTATAGGCGTTCCCAGGCTGTATGCTCTTTTTCATAGAAGGATTTTTGATAAAATCAACGAAGATTTTTTTATAAAAACAGTTTTTAAACTTTGTAAAAAAATTAACAACCAAACACTTAGTAAAACAGTTTTTAAAAAAGTGCATGATGTATTTGGTGGAAATATAAAATACTTTGTTTCTGGTGGTGCAAAGCTTGATTTAGATATTGCAAAAGATCTTCAGGCTCTTGGATTTAAGATTATTGAAGGATATGGACTAACAGAGACCTCTCCTATCGTATCATTCAATCCACCATACAAAATTAAACTTGGCTCGGTAGGAAAGCCAATAGAAGGTGTACAAGTAAAGATAGAAGATGATGAAATTCTTGTTAAAGGTGATAATGTTTTTGTTGGATATTTAAATAAGATTGAAGAAACGAAGAAAGCATTTAAAAATGGCTATTTTATGACAGGAGACCTTGGGTATCTTGATGAAGATGGCTATCTTTATATAACAGGAAGAAAAAAAGAAATCATAGTCTTACCAAATGGGAAAAACATCAACCCGGAAGAAATAGAGAACATAATTCTTAAAAATTTTGATATTGTAAAAGAGATAGCAGTAATTCAAAAAGACAATCAGCTTTTTGCTATTATTTATCCAGATTTTGAAGTTGTAAAGAAAAGAAACATTGTAAATCTTGAAGAGACAATAAAATGGAATGTGATTGATAAATACAATCAAACTGTAGCAAGCTATAAAAAAATTGGCGGTTTTAAGATTGTAAATACCGAACTTCCAAAAACAAGGCTTGGAAAAATCAGAAGATTTATGCTTAATCAATTTCTTGAAAAACAAGAAAGATCAGTAGTCAAAGAAGAACCAAAAACTCAAACTTACAGCATATTAAAAGAATACTTAGAAAAATATACGAATCTAAGCGTATATCCGGACTCTCACATAGAGATAGACCTTGGGCTTGATTCTCTTGGGAAAATAGAGTTTTTGACCTTCATAGAAAGCACATTTGGAATAAAACTTGATGAAAAGGATTTAATAGAAAATCCAACCGTTGAAAAATTATCATACTTTATAGATGAAAAGAAACAAAAGATAGAAATCTCAGAAATAGATTGGAAGAAGATTTTAAACCAGCCAATAAGCTTTGAATTGAAAGAAGGATATTTGACAATCATAAAACCGATTTTAAAGCTATATTTTAAGCTTTACAACAACTTAGAAATAAAAGGCATAGAAAATATTCTAAATCAGCCAGTTATATTTGCTCCAAACCATCAAAGCTATCTTGATGGATTTTTGATCGTTGCATCCCTTCCAAATCAAATACTTAAAAAAACATACTTCTTAGCAGAAGAGACTTATTTTAATACGTCGTTTAGAAGGTGGATTGCGAGAAATTTTAATATCATAACTGTAAACGTTAACAAAGATTTAAAAGAGTCATTGATTAAATCAGCTTATGCTCTTAAAAATGGAAAAAACGTTGTTATCTTTCCGGAAGGTGCAAGAACAAGGGATGGTAAATTGCTGCCGTTTAAAAAAGGTTTTGCTATTTTATCAAAAGAGTTAAACATTCCGGCTGTTCCAGTAGTAATAAAAGGTGTCTTTGAAAGTCTTCCTATAAATAAATCTCTTCCAAGCCCTTTCAAAATATCAGTAGAATTTTTAAATCCTGTGTATCCAGAAAATAAAAGCTACGATGAGATAGTAAAAATCGTTTATAATGAGATTTCAAAGAAGTTGTAA
- the yajC gene encoding preprotein translocase subunit YajC: MQGDPMGGLISAIVWMVLFVGIFYFLILRPQQQQRKKHEEFLKNLKKGDKVITTGGIIGEIKNIEEKTVSLKVCEGCIIKVLKPSIASYYQEEAASQEEKG, from the coding sequence ATGCAAGGTGATCCAATGGGTGGTTTAATAAGTGCTATAGTATGGATGGTTTTATTTGTTGGTATATTCTATTTCTTAATTTTAAGACCACAGCAACAGCAGAGAAAAAAACATGAAGAGTTTTTAAAGAATCTAAAAAAAGGTGATAAAGTAATCACAACCGGCGGGATTATTGGAGAGATAAAAAACATTGAAGAAAAAACTGTTTCATTAAAAGTTTGTGAAGGCTGTATAATAAAAGTTTTAAAGCCATCAATAGCTTCTTACTATCAAGAGGAAGCAGCATCACAGGAAGAAAAGGGATAA
- a CDS encoding response regulator transcription factor gives MINVIMIEDDKELAELLTQYLAKFNISVKNFEHSKKALEELKKNQSYDLMILDLTLPEIDGIDICKMLAKEGNIPIIISSARSDDTDKILALEIGADDYLAKPYNPRELVARIQAVLRRKNKAVEKVIKCGEFELDEEGYIIKKNGEPLNLTSAEYELLSMLIKNKGRVLTRDYILDNSIYLNYDSIDRTVDVIIGRIRKKIGDDPKNPKYIISVRGFGYKFEC, from the coding sequence ATGATAAATGTAATAATGATAGAAGATGACAAAGAATTGGCAGAGCTTTTAACTCAATATTTAGCAAAGTTTAATATATCTGTAAAAAATTTTGAACATTCTAAGAAAGCACTTGAAGAGCTTAAGAAAAATCAAAGTTATGACCTAATGATTCTTGATTTAACACTTCCGGAAATTGATGGTATAGATATATGTAAAATGTTAGCAAAAGAAGGAAATATTCCCATCATCATATCCTCGGCAAGAAGTGACGATACAGACAAAATCCTTGCCCTTGAAATAGGAGCAGATGATTATTTAGCTAAGCCGTATAACCCAAGAGAATTGGTAGCAAGAATTCAAGCTGTTTTAAGAAGAAAAAATAAAGCAGTTGAAAAAGTAATTAAGTGTGGTGAGTTTGAACTTGATGAAGAAGGTTATATAATTAAGAAAAATGGAGAACCTTTAAATCTAACTTCAGCAGAGTATGAGCTTTTATCCATGCTTATAAAAAATAAAGGCAGAGTCTTAACGAGAGATTATATATTAGATAATTCAATCTATTTAAACTATGACAGTATAGATAGAACTGTTGATGTTATAATTGGAAGAATCAGAAAAAAGATAGGTGATGACCCAAAAAATCCAAAATATATCATATCTGTAAGAGGTTTTGGCTATAAATTTGAATGTTGA
- the alaS gene encoding alanine--tRNA ligase → MKYMTADEIRQSFLKYFESKGHTIVKSASIIPENDPTLLFVNAGMVPFKNVFLGLEERPYKRAASCQKVFRVSGKHNDLENVGYTPRHHTFFEMLGNFSFGDYFKKEAIEFAWEYLTEHLEIPKEKLLVSVFEEDDEAFEIWNKHIGLDESKIKRMGYKDNFWSMGDTGPCGPSSEIYYDRGEKFGNPEFGAEDDFRYLEIWNLVFMQYNRDEKGVLHPLPNPSIDTGMGLERIASVLQGVDSNYDTDLFKPIIQFAEEVSGKEYGKNEKDDIAMRVIADHLRAITFLISDGVLPANEGRGYVLRRIIRRALRYGKNLGIEKPFLYEGVDVVIEKMKTAYPELIQNRSFIKTITKSEEEKFIKTLKRSMDILYQMIEQARKENRRHLTGEETFKLYDTYGFPIDLMEEILKDEGFTFDLIEFHNLLEEQKERARKSWKSQSKEIKPVYLTLKNKLPENQFVGYETLTSENSKVLAIIKGDQLVDTAKEGEDIEIVLDITPFYPEKGGQIGDRGIIEGDEFLFEVLDTQTPVDGLIVHKGKVLFGSVKEGAYVRAKTDKERRENIMRHHTATHLLHAALRNVLGDHVKQAGSLVSDEYLRFDFTHFESMTDEELKAVEELVNREIMKNEEVVCQEMQYEEALKSGAMAIFEEKYADVVRVISAGISKELCGGTHVKRTGDIGYFKILSESAVSSGTRRIEAVAGIKAVEKGLQEHYIIKDLSRLLTAKEDQLLDRVLKLQNQIKEKEREIENLRKKLALSNINENLNIIEKEGFKVAYVSVENLNPNELREIADHLRQKLGKSVILVASKDAEKQKVNFVVAVSKELSENYKAGDIVKKVASAANGSGGGRPDFAQGGINDTSKLSQLFEEFKKIFS, encoded by the coding sequence ATGAAGTATATGACAGCTGATGAAATAAGGCAGAGCTTTTTAAAGTATTTTGAAAGTAAAGGACATACAATCGTAAAATCTGCATCAATCATTCCTGAAAATGACCCAACCCTATTATTTGTTAACGCCGGGATGGTTCCATTTAAAAATGTATTCCTTGGACTTGAAGAAAGACCCTATAAAAGAGCCGCATCTTGTCAGAAAGTTTTTAGAGTATCCGGAAAACATAACGACCTTGAAAATGTAGGATACACACCAAGACACCATACATTTTTTGAGATGCTTGGAAACTTCTCATTTGGTGATTACTTTAAAAAAGAAGCCATTGAGTTTGCTTGGGAGTATTTAACAGAGCATTTAGAAATTCCAAAAGAAAAACTTCTTGTATCTGTATTTGAAGAGGACGACGAAGCATTTGAAATTTGGAATAAACACATAGGACTTGATGAAAGCAAGATAAAAAGAATGGGCTATAAAGATAACTTCTGGTCAATGGGTGATACCGGACCGTGCGGACCAAGTTCAGAGATTTACTACGATAGGGGCGAAAAATTCGGAAATCCGGAGTTTGGAGCAGAAGATGATTTTAGATATTTAGAGATATGGAACCTTGTTTTTATGCAATACAACAGAGATGAAAAAGGCGTATTACATCCACTTCCAAATCCAAGCATTGATACAGGCATGGGACTTGAAAGAATAGCATCAGTCTTACAAGGAGTGGATAGCAACTACGATACAGACCTATTCAAGCCAATCATCCAATTTGCAGAAGAAGTATCAGGAAAAGAGTACGGAAAGAATGAAAAAGATGATATAGCAATGAGAGTTATAGCCGACCATTTGAGAGCCATCACATTCTTAATTTCTGATGGAGTTTTACCGGCAAACGAAGGGAGAGGCTATGTTTTGAGAAGAATAATAAGAAGAGCTTTAAGATACGGAAAAAATCTTGGCATAGAAAAGCCGTTTTTGTATGAAGGGGTTGATGTTGTAATTGAAAAAATGAAAACTGCATATCCGGAGCTTATACAAAACAGAAGCTTTATAAAAACAATCACAAAATCAGAAGAAGAAAAGTTTATAAAAACTCTAAAAAGGTCAATGGATATTCTCTATCAAATGATAGAACAGGCAAGAAAAGAAAACAGAAGACACTTAACAGGTGAAGAAACATTCAAGCTTTATGATACATACGGATTTCCAATAGACCTAATGGAAGAAATATTAAAAGATGAAGGATTCACTTTTGATTTAATAGAATTTCATAATCTGTTAGAAGAGCAAAAAGAAAGAGCAAGAAAAAGCTGGAAATCTCAAAGCAAAGAGATTAAGCCGGTATATTTAACACTTAAAAACAAACTTCCGGAAAACCAATTTGTTGGATACGAGACGCTAACATCTGAAAACTCAAAAGTATTGGCTATCATAAAAGGAGACCAGCTTGTAGACACTGCAAAAGAAGGAGAAGATATTGAGATAGTGCTTGACATCACGCCTTTCTATCCGGAAAAGGGCGGACAAATTGGAGATAGGGGAATCATAGAAGGTGATGAGTTTTTATTTGAAGTATTAGACACACAAACGCCGGTAGATGGCTTGATTGTTCATAAAGGAAAGGTTTTATTTGGAAGTGTAAAAGAGGGAGCATATGTAAGGGCTAAGACTGATAAAGAAAGAAGAGAAAACATAATGAGACATCACACAGCAACACACCTTTTACACGCAGCTTTAAGAAACGTTCTGGGAGACCACGTAAAACAGGCTGGTTCTTTGGTATCAGATGAATATCTAAGATTTGACTTTACACACTTTGAAAGCATGACAGACGAAGAGCTAAAAGCCGTTGAAGAGCTTGTAAATAGAGAAATAATGAAAAATGAAGAAGTTGTATGCCAAGAGATGCAATACGAAGAAGCTTTAAAATCCGGGGCAATGGCTATTTTTGAAGAAAAATATGCAGACGTTGTAAGAGTAATATCTGCCGGTATTTCTAAGGAGTTATGCGGTGGGACTCATGTAAAAAGAACAGGAGATATTGGATACTTTAAAATCCTTTCAGAATCTGCAGTATCATCCGGAACAAGAAGAATAGAGGCAGTAGCAGGAATTAAGGCAGTAGAAAAAGGCTTGCAAGAGCATTACATAATAAAAGATTTATCAAGACTTTTAACAGCAAAAGAAGACCAACTTTTAGACCGAGTATTAAAGCTGCAAAATCAGATAAAAGAGAAAGAAAGAGAGATAGAAAACTTAAGAAAAAAACTTGCTTTATCAAATATTAATGAAAATCTAAACATCATTGAAAAAGAAGGATTTAAAGTTGCTTATGTATCAGTTGAAAATCTAAATCCAAATGAGCTGAGAGAAATCGCAGACCATTTAAGACAAAAGCTTGGAAAATCTGTAATTTTGGTTGCATCAAAAGATGCTGAAAAACAAAAAGTTAACTTTGTTGTAGCAGTATCAAAAGAGTTATCAGAAAACTATAAAGCCGGCGATATTGTTAAAAAAGTTGCTTCTGCCGCTAATGGAAGTGGCGGCGGAAGACCAGACTTTGCACAAGGTGGAATAAATGACACATCTAAATTAAGTCAGCTTTTTGAAGAATTTAAAAAAATTTTTAGCTAA
- a CDS encoding ArsS family sensor histidine kinase: protein MAFLLIILLSSVFFYFLYKNAQEKELRDFIRKALLTVSSEGTNFPQKFETNYKVIEDPEAIYKIYTNSKILMERDFLTVKIVLLVYEGNKYLLINRFGISYLVEKSDEFELHRVVIVAWIFFNILMLILYVGIIRSFYPLKILREKIKLLKAGNLDISVEISSNDEIGFIAKEFNEAIKSLKKNEEVRKWFLRNIAHELKTPITKGKIAIELLEDEKGKQHFEKIFNRLEFLVNQLLMMEKLATKNLELKLECHSLENLINSGISLLLSEDKNNVIIDLKESIKIKADNNIFPIALKNLIDNGLKFSEDNKVKIVVENKMIEFRNKGNKPSIDIDMIFEPFIKETTLKNQSGLGLGLYITKFILDLHKISINYKYENQENVFMLDLSQAVCE from the coding sequence TTGGCTTTTTTATTAATCATACTTTTATCATCGGTCTTTTTTTACTTTCTGTATAAAAATGCACAAGAAAAAGAGTTAAGAGATTTTATCAGAAAAGCATTGTTGACAGTATCTTCGGAAGGTACTAACTTTCCCCAAAAATTTGAAACAAACTATAAAGTCATAGAAGACCCGGAAGCTATTTATAAAATATATACAAACAGCAAAATCTTAATGGAAAGAGATTTTTTAACAGTTAAAATTGTCCTTTTAGTATATGAAGGAAATAAGTATCTTCTTATAAATAGGTTTGGCATCAGCTATCTTGTAGAGAAAAGCGATGAGTTTGAACTTCATCGTGTTGTAATAGTTGCATGGATATTTTTTAACATTCTTATGCTAATACTCTATGTAGGAATTATCAGGTCTTTCTACCCCCTTAAAATTCTAAGAGAAAAGATAAAACTTTTAAAGGCTGGTAATCTTGATATAAGCGTTGAAATATCAAGTAATGATGAAATCGGATTTATAGCAAAAGAATTTAACGAGGCTATAAAGTCATTAAAAAAGAATGAAGAGGTTAGAAAATGGTTTTTAAGAAATATAGCCCATGAGCTTAAAACACCAATAACAAAAGGGAAAATCGCAATAGAACTTCTCGAAGATGAAAAAGGAAAACAGCATTTTGAAAAGATATTCAACAGATTAGAATTTTTGGTAAATCAGCTTTTGATGATGGAAAAGCTTGCGACAAAAAACCTTGAACTTAAATTAGAATGCCATTCATTGGAAAACCTTATAAACTCAGGAATTTCTCTACTTCTTTCAGAAGATAAAAACAACGTTATCATTGACTTAAAAGAAAGTATAAAAATAAAAGCAGACAACAACATCTTTCCGATAGCCTTAAAGAATCTTATTGATAATGGCTTAAAATTTAGCGAGGACAATAAAGTTAAAATAGTTGTTGAAAATAAAATGATTGAATTTAGAAATAAAGGAAACAAGCCATCTATTGATATAGACATGATTTTTGAACCATTTATAAAAGAAACGACATTGAAAAATCAATCAGGCTTAGGACTTGGCTTGTACATAACAAAGTTTATTTTAGATTTACATAAAATAAGTATTAACTATAAATACGAAAATCAAGAGAATGTTTTTATGCTTGACCTTTCTCAAGCAGTGTGCGAATAA
- a CDS encoding Spy/CpxP family protein refolding chaperone: MKKLKVAMLTLALGVGLVGNSFAMGDASEKPYKMEKMAEKHEKHLEKLKQELNLTDEQFNQIKEIKKQEKEEIKNFFAKEHKNCLLEATKSGKFDKEVFQKTMLENAKKMSEIKAKYLEKMFNVLNDEQRQKFINHMKEKMEKMQEMMMNH, translated from the coding sequence ATGAAAAAGTTAAAAGTAGCAATGTTAACATTAGCACTTGGAGTTGGATTAGTTGGAAATAGTTTTGCAATGGGAGATGCGTCAGAAAAGCCATACAAGATGGAAAAAATGGCAGAAAAGCACGAAAAACATCTTGAAAAATTAAAACAAGAGCTTAATTTAACAGATGAGCAGTTTAATCAAATTAAAGAGATTAAAAAACAAGAAAAAGAAGAAATTAAAAACTTCTTTGCAAAAGAGCATAAAAACTGTTTATTAGAAGCAACGAAAAGCGGAAAATTTGATAAAGAAGTTTTTCAAAAAACTATGTTAGAAAACGCTAAAAAAATGTCTGAAATTAAAGCTAAATACTTAGAAAAAATGTTTAATGTTTTAAATGATGAGCAAAGACAAAAATTTATAAATCATATGAAAGAAAAAATGGAAAAAATGCAAGAAATGATGATGAACCACTGA